A stretch of the Chelonoidis abingdonii isolate Lonesome George chromosome 11, CheloAbing_2.0, whole genome shotgun sequence genome encodes the following:
- the DCST2 gene encoding DC-STAMP domain-containing protein 2 → MVRSVGSFALGMTLASLYGAVVLFTQSYNVWYCLVSTASLGAGLGLGMAFSCKVRVTVLLMLPHAFSKQGKNMLLLVALGMAMQGPCTNILRNFARAAQSVSCGAELTLNQTAELLQKAREPLLSALTRIKAIAQKAKVVGDRVRKFFRSVMDSVRHVARALRNVWYWLVNVGEVCNQDLGAPYTKCLRLFDTAKDKCERVIPALFFLCYILLLFKPLCGLANALLVFCVVPQYVQPFLCRRVVAPVLRVLSRVRREFEFNISAVHQFDVSLNSTKTLAQVALDIMEAIGLRLQPAQEVLGLFAHVSSCVLLYLYLQALLYRRRYLHDDNFDNIYITGRFLAMDVLRARQGRPTVLPLSARESTKYICPGSPFLSRWERFGYGLALASVLRHVLLGLALILLDYGVFWLLDLVRYQLHGEIVARAPVVMSVSVNGTGYTGEIYRDLVSAFDSLQRGNVSVLSRRCRLRPAEPDYRTYLLIGLMYGVCFFIAIFGSYVGRLRRVVCASYYPSREQERTCFLYNSILTRRTGLVNSLLRAMRQRAADEGHTNLLLILASKFPLCAWLARRMGVHQQYCMGCGRSRDGATSQDFVTCITLGCRGIYCRECYQMLSNVCSICMAPLAYQGDMDEEIDSSDEETVGLWLGATRALRGQEQEHRRRLRQLLRQRIRQAVQGQGSCRRLPQELAAWVWAQLEEDESGHSTGTSTPSPMAVADDSSR, encoded by the exons ATGGTGCGCAGCGTGGGCAGCTTTGCCCTGGGCATGACCCTGGCCAGCCTCTATGGTGCCGTGGTGCTCTTCACGCAGAGCTACAACGTCTGGTACTGCCTGGTgtccactgccagcctgggcGCTGGCCTGGGGCTGGGCATGGCCTTCTCGTGCAAGGTGCGCGTCACCGTCCTGCTCATGCTGCCTCACGCCTTCTCCA AGCAGGGGAAgaacatgctgctgctggtggcgctGGGCATGGCCATGCAGGGGCCCTGCACCAACATCCTGCGGAACTTCGCCCGAGCGGCCCAGTCCGTGTCCTGCGGGGCCGAGCTCACTCTCAACCAGACGGCCGAGCTGCTGCAGAAAGCCAGGGAGCCGCTGCTCA GCGCACTGACCAGGATCAAAGCCATTGCCCAGAAGGCCAAGGTGGTGGGTGACCGCGTCCGCAAGTTCTTCCGCTCTGTCATGGACTCCGTGCGGCATGTTG CCCGGGCCCTGCGGAATGTGTGGTATTGGCTGGTGAACGTGGGTGAGGTGTGCAACCAGGACCTGGGTGCCCCCTACACCAAGTGCCTGCGGCTCTTCGACACAGCCAAGGACAAGTGTGAGCGAGTCATCCCCgccctcttcttcctctgctacattctcctcctcttcaagCCGCTCTGCGGCCTGGCCAATG CGCTCCTGGTCTTCTGCGTCGTCCCCCAGTATGTGCAGCCCTTCCTGTGCAGGAGAGTCGTGGCCC CTGTCCTGAGAGTGCTGAGCCGCGTGCGCAGGGAGTTTGAGTTCAACATCTCGGCTGTGCACCAGTTCGACGTCAGCCTCAACTCCACCAAGACCCTGGCGCAGGTGGCCCTGGACATCATGGAGGCCATTGGCCTGCGGCTGCAGCCAGCCCAAGAGGTGCTGGGCCTCTTCGCACACGTCTCCTCCTGCGTCCTCCTCTACCTGTACCTGCA GGCCCTGCTCTATCGCAGACGGTATCTGCATGACGACAACTTCGACAACATCTACATCACAGGGCGCTTCCTGGCCATGGATGTGCTGCGGGCGCGGCAGGGCAGGCCCACGGTGCTGCCCCTCTCCGCGCGGGAGAGCACCAAGTACATCTGCCCGG GCTCCCCGTTCCTGTCGCGCTGGGAGCGCTTCGGTTATGGCCTGGCCCTGGCCAGCGTCCTACGCCACGTGCTCCTCGGCCTCGCCCTCATCCTCCTCGACTACGGGGTCTTCTGGCTGCTCGACCTGGTCCGCTACCAGCTGCATGGCGAGATCGTGGCCAGGG CCCCCGTGGTGATGAGCGTCAGTGTGAATGGGACGGGCTACACAGGTGAGATCTACCGCGACCTGGTCTCTGCCTTCGACTCCCTGCAGCGTGGCAACGTCAGCGTCCTGTCCCGCCGGTGCCGCCTGCGCCCTGCTGAGCCGGACTACCGCACCTACCTGCTCATCG GACTCATGTACGGCGTGTGCTTCTTCATCGCTATCTTTGGCAGCTATGTGGGGCGCTTACGCAGGGTTGTGTGCGCCTCATATTACCCCTCCCGCGAGCAG GAGCGGACATGCTTCCTCTACAACAGCATCCTGACGCGGCGGACAGGCCTGGTGAACTCACTGCTCCGGGCCATGAGGCAGCGGGCGGCCGACGAAGGCCACACCAACCTGCTCCTCATCCTTGCCTCCAA GTTTCCCCTGTGCGCCTGGTTGGCGCGGAGGATGGGTGTCCACCAGCAGTACTGCATGGGTTGTGGGCGCAGCAGGGATGGGGCCACCAGCCAGGACTTCGTCACCTGCATCACCCTTGGCtgcagag ggatcTACTGCAGAGAATGCTACCAGATGCTCAGCAATGTCTGCTCCATCTGCATGGCCCCCCTGGCCTACCAGGGTGACATGGACGAAGAGAT CGACTCCAGTGACGAGGAGACCGTGGGGCTATGGCTGGGTGCCACACGGGCACTgcgggggcaggagcaggagcataGGCGCCGGCTGCGCCAGTTGCTGAGGCAGCGCATCCGCCAagcggtgcagggccagggctcctgccgGCGCCTTCCCCAGGAGCTGGCCGCATGGGTCTGGGCCCAGCTGGAAGAGGATGAGAGCGGACACAGCACTGGGACCAGCACTCCCAGCCCCATGGCAGTGGCTGACGACAGCTCCAGGTGA
- the ZBTB7B gene encoding zinc finger and BTB domain-containing protein 7B: protein MGSPEDDLIGIPFPEHSSELLSSLNEQRQLGVLCDVTIRSQGLEYRTHRAVLAGCSRYFKKLFAGPGPGLGQEVCELDFVGPEALGALLEFAYTATLTISSANMGEVLQAAQLLEIPCVIAACVEILQGSGREAPGPDDGDCERARRYLEAFATLPDMAGAPLLPARPAPRRSKKTRKFLQARSSRLNHHTEEPGPGSPLHEPREPSPLLPPAPEGLAQPYEGYEAAEEEELPPHPYPYPYPYPYQPALSPEDAGSDEDPIDPDLMAYLSSLQQEPLAPGLDSPDKLVRKRRSQMPQECPVCHKIIHGAGKLPRHMRTHTGEKPFACEVCGVRFTRNDKLKIHMRKHTGERPYSCQHCSARFLHSYDLKNHMHLHTGARPYECYLCHKAFAKDDHLQRHLKGQNCLEVRTRRRRREEPPPPPAGPQGLDLSNGRLESLRLSLARFWDPPRAPPPNEEEEEEEGEAEEGPQLDGAVPVETA, encoded by the exons ATGGGGAGCCCCGAGGATGACCTGATCGGCATCCCCTTCCCGGAGCACAGCAGTGAGCTGCTGAGCAGCCTGAACGAGCAGCGCCAGCTCGGGGTGCTGTGTGACGTGACTATCCGGAGCCAGGGCCTGGAGTACCGCACGCACCGGGCCGTGCTGGCCGGCTGCAGCCGCTACTTCAAGAAGCTGTTTGCGGGGCCGGGGCCAGGCCTGGGCCAGGAGGTCTGCGAGCTGGACTTCGTGGGGCCCGAGGCGCTGGGCGCGCTGCTGGAGTTCGCGTACACGGCCACGCTCACCATCAGCAGCGCCAACATGGGCGAGGTGCTGCAGGCggcccagctgctggagatcCCCTGCGTCATTGCTGCCTGCGTGGAGATCCTGCAGGGCAGTGGGCGGGAGGCACCCGGGCCCGATGACGGGGACTGCGAGCGGGCACGCCGCTACCTCGAGGCCTTCGCCACCCTGCCGGACATGGCCGgggcccccctgctccctgcccgtCCAGCCCCCCGCCGCAGCAAGAAGACCCGCAAGTTCCTGCAGGCTCGATCCTCCCGGCTCAATCACCACACCGAAGAGCCGGGCCCCGGCAGCCCCTTGCACGAGCCTCGGGAGccatctcccctgctgcccccggcGCCCGAGGGCCTGGCCCAGCCCTATGAGGGCTACGAGgcggctgaggaggaggagctgccccCGCACCCCTACCCCTACCCGTATCCCTATCCCTAccagccagccctgtcccccGAGGACGCCGGCTCTGACGAGGACCCCATTGACCCTGACCTCATGGCCTACCTGAGCTCCCTGCAACAGGAGCCCCTGGCCCCTGGCCTGGACAGCCCCGACAAGCTGGTGCGCAAGCGTCGCTCCCAGATGCCCCAGGAATGCCCCGTCTGCCACAAGATCATCCATGGCGCAGGCAAGCTGCCCCGGCACATGCGCACGCACACCGGCGAGAAGCCGTTCGCCTGTGAGGTGTGCGGCGTCCGCTTCACCCG gaaCGACAAGCTGAAGATCCACATGAGGAAGCACACGGGCGAGCGGCCCTACTCCTGCCAGCACTGCAGCGCCCGCTTCCTGCACAGCTACGACCTGAAGAACCACATGCACCTGCACACAGGCGCGCGGCCCTACGAGTGCTACCTCTGCCACAAGGCCTTCGCCAAGGACGACCACCTGCAGCGCCACCTCAAGGGCCAGAACTGCCTGGAGGTGCGGACGCGCCGGCGCCGCCGCGAAgagccgccccctccccctgccggcCCCCAGGGTCTCGACCTGTCCAACGGGCGCCTGGAGAGCCTGCGCCTCTCGCTGGCCCGCTTCTGGGACCCTCCTCGCGCCCCCCCGcccaatgaggaggaggaggaggaggaaggggaggcagaggaggggccgcAGCTGGACGGGGCCGTCCCCGTGGAGACGGCGTAG